In Nitrospirota bacterium, the DNA window GCATCGCGGGTCGGGATGTCATCGGAAACGGCCCCATCGTACCACAGCGCTTTGCCGCGCCGCCAACATGCAGCGCGCCACGACGTGACGCGCAATCCCATGCGCCGTCAGGCCGCCGCTCATGTGGCGCAGCAATCGACAACCCGGGCAGCCTTCCGTATAATGCCACCTTCGCGAGCCAAGGAGTCGCGTGATGACGGAAGAACGAACGGAGTTGAAGTCCTGGGAACGAGTGTTCGAGGCCGCGTTGTGGCGAAGCCGATTTATCGTCATACTCGCGGTGGTGGCGAGCCTCGTATCGGCCGTGATCCTATTCCTTTGGGCCAGCGCAGATGTCGCGAGGCTTGCATACAAGGCCGTGGCCTACGTGGCCGCGGCTCCTCACTCGATCGAAGAATACGACGAGTTCCACAGCGTGGTGGTGGGACACGTGATCAGCGCGGTGGACGATTACCTGTTGGCGACCGTTCTTCTCATCTTCTCGTTGGGCCTCTATGAGCTGTTCATCAGCAAAATCGACGTGGCGGAGGAAGACGTGCGGCACAGCTCCAAGATCCTCCTGATCCAGACGCTGGACGATCTGAAGGACCGTTTGGCGAAGGTGGTCTTGATGATCTTGATCGTGACGTTTTTCAAGAACGTGATTCACACGGAGTTTCACGAGCCGCTGGGGATCCTGTATCTGGGCATCGGGATCCTGTTCGTGGCGCTCGCACTGTACTTCACCGCAAAATCCGGGCACGGAGCCGAGAAGTGAGCTGGGAGCGGTTGCCGGATCTGGCGGTGGCGCGGTCGCATCCCGCGGTGGCGGTCCACGGGGACCGTCTCTATGCGATCGGAGGCGGAGGGCCGGGGTTTGCGAGCCTCGACGCGGTCGAAGTCTTTGATCCCAAGACCGAACGCTGGCTGGCGGTACGGCCGATGCCGACGCGACGGTCAGGCGCCATGGCAGTGACGCTCGATGACCGGATCGCCGTGATCGGCGGGGGCTTCAAGAAGCCCGACGGCAAGTTCCGATTTCTGCCCACCGTGGAGTTCTACGAGCCGGTCACGGATCGCTGGTCGGCCGGTCCAGATATGCTGCAACCGCATGATTATCCCGCGTGTGCCCTGCTCGATGGCCGCGTGTACATCGCGACCGGCCATCACCCCGCTGCGACCGAAGGGGGACCGCAAACCGATCCGGGGTTCTCGTTTGCCCAGCGATGGCGCCCGGGCGATGGAACGTGGGAGGAACTGCCGCCTGTTCCCACCCCGCGGTTCGCGGCCGCGGCCGTGGTCCTCGGCGGCCGGTTGGAGGTGGCGGGAGGCGTGGCATTCACGCCCTCCGGTTTCATGGAGTTCGACCGTGTGGAATCTTACGAGCCCGCGCGCAACGCGTGGGAGCGAGCCTCCTGGTCGCTCCCATGGACCGCGGCGGCTCACGCACTGGCCGTGCTGGGACGGCGGTTGGTGGTGTGCGGCGGGTTCTCGGGGGATGCGGGCATCGCGGCTGGGGCGGCGATCTGCGACCTGGATTCGAGGGATCAACCGGGACCGTGGAGCAACCTTCCCTCGCTTCCGGAACCGCGCGCCGCCATGGGAAGCGCCGTCATCAGCGGCCGCCTGGTACTCGTCGGCGGCTGGGCGGCCGATCGGTCGGTGATGGCGAGTGTTCGAGCCTGGCGTGACGGCTGAAACCTCCCCCCCGACCTGCGTAGCGGGCATTGTTCTCTTCCACGGCGTGGACGAACTGGACTTCGCGGCCCCATACGCGGTGTTCGCGGCCATGCGCCGGCTGCAAATCCAGACCAACGATCCGACGTTTCCCGAGACCCACGTGTTGGCGATTACCAGAACACCGGGGATCGTTCACGGCGCGAACGGTCTCCGGTTCTTGCCCGACTACGATCTGGCCATGTGCCCTGATCTGGACGTGCTGATCGTGCCGGGCTCCAGCGAGATCGGAGAACCCACTGTGCCCGAAATGGAAGAGGGTGGACTGTGGGAATTCGTTCATGAACGGGCTGGACAGGTTCGCTGTTTGGGAGCGCTCGGCACCGGGTCGTTTGTGTTGGCCAAAGCCGGAGTCCTCTCGGGCAAAACCGCCACCACGCATCTGAAATATCTGGATCGGCTGGCTCGGTTCAGCGGAGTCACCACGCGCGAGACGGCCGTGGTGGAGGATGGCGTGCTCTGCACCGCCAGAAGTGGTAGCTGGGGCGTCATGCTGGGGCTCACCGTGATCGGCAACCTGTGGGGCGAAGCGGTCGCCCGCCGCGTTGCCGCGGAACTCGGGGAACAAGACCCCTCGCCTTAGCAGTAGCTAGAAATACTCCAAAGTGCAGGCTGCTCAAAAAGCTCCAGCTGCAAGGCCGCAGGTCGGAGGAAACCGGAGCGTACTGGGTCGTACGTGAGGATTTCCGACGACCGAGAACGCCGCAGATGGACTTTTTCAGCGGCCTGTTGACGGCACCGTGACAACCGCCAGGCGGCGACCTATAATAGCTGCGCCGATGCCCTCCGTGAAACACATCCATTTCATCGCGATCTGCGGAACCGGGATGGGGTCTCTGGCGGGAATGCTCAAGGCGTCGGGCTACCACGTCACGGGATCGGACCAGAACGTCTACCCGCCGATGAGCACGTGGCTGGCGGAACAGGGCATCGTCCCTTACTCCGGATTCGCGCCCGAGCATCTGGACGGTGCGGATCTCGTCATCGTCGGCAACGCGGTCTCCAAAACCAACCTCGAAGTCTCGGCGATGCTGGAGCGGGGGCTTCCGTACCGGTCGTTTCCCCAGGCGCTCGCCGAATTCTTTATTCGTGACCGGCATTCGATGGTGGTGGCCGGGACCCACGGCAAAACCACGACCACCGCGTTGCTCGCCTGGGTGTTGACCTCCGCCGGTCGCGACCCCGGGGCCATGATCGGGGGGGCTGCCAATAATTTCGGCGGCAATTTCCGAGTAGGGGGCGGACGTGTCGTGGTGGTGGAGGGGGATGAGTACGACACCGCGTTTTTCGACAAGGGCCCGAAGTTCCTTCATTACCGTCCCCGGACCGCGATCCTGACCAGCATCGAGTTCGACCACGCCGACATCTACCGTGATCTCCCGCACGTGGTTGCGGCGTTCGAACGGTTCGTGGCGCTGATTCCGCGCGACGGGTTGCTGGTCGCCGCGGCTGGCGACGAGCGCATGTCCGCCGTGGCGGACCGAACGGCGAGCCGGGTCGAGCGGTACGGGTTCGAGGCGGGGAGCGATTGGACGGCGGAGGGACTTCGCGCCGAGAACGGCGGGGTCTTGTTCGACGTGCGGCGGGCCGGGACCCTGTTTGGCCGGTTTCACCTTCCGCTGATCGGACGCCACAACGTGATGAACGCGCTGGCGGTGATCGCCGCTGCGCACGGCGTCGGCCTGACGTCAACGGAGATCGCCGACGGATTCAAAACCTTCCGCGGCATCAAACGAAGGCAAGAGATCGTGGGCACCGCGCGAGACGTGATCGTGATGGACGACTTTGCCCACCACCCCACTGCGATTCGCGAGACCCTCGCCGCGGTCAAGATGGGGTACCCCGCCCGCCGCCTATGGGCGATCTTCGAGCCGCGTTCGGCCACAAGCCGTCGAGCCGTGTTTCAGCAGGAATTCGCGGAGGCCTTCGATCTGGCTGATGAAGTCGTCATTGCCAAGCCGTTCGCCTCGGACAAGCTCCCGCCCGACCAACGGTTGGACGCCAAGCGGTTGGTGTCCGATCTGGGCCGTCGGGGCGTGCACGCGGCCTACGTGCCGACGTCCGACGACATGGTCCGCACCATTACCCCCCAACTCGCGCCCGGAGATTTGGTGTGCGTGATGTCCAGCGGGGGGTTCGACGGCATCCACGCCAAACTGCTCGCCGCCTTGCGCGAGACCGAGTTCCGGTCCGCGCCGACCGCCAAATCGGCATGACGCCGCTTCGTAAGCCGCCGGCGCTTCGCAAGGGCGATCTCATCGGGGTGGTGGCGCCGGCCGGCGCGGTCAAAGCCGACGACCTCGGCGCCGGGATCAAACGGCTGGAAGAACTCGGGTTTCGGGTTCTACTCGGTCGTTCGGTGTACCAGCGAGTGCGTTATCTCGCGGGGCGAGACTGCGATCGCGCCGCGGATCTGAGCGAGATGTTCGCCAACCCCGAGGTCCGGGCCGTGGTGGCGGCTCGGGGCGGTTACGGCACGTCGCGCGTGATCCCGTTACTGGATCTCAAGGCCATCGCGCGCACGCCCAAGATCGTGGTCGGCAGCAGCGATGTCACGCTGTTGCTGCACTGTCTCCAGACGCACTGCCGGTTCGTGGCGTTCCACGGGCCGATGGTCAGCCCGAACTTCGGGAAGTATTCCTCGCCCGCGACCAGCGACGCGTTCGCACGGATCCTCGGCGCGACCACACCGCCGGGACCGTTCGAGGTGCAGGGCGTCAAGGCGCTCAAGTCCGGCAGCGCGGAGGGTGTGCTGACCGGCGGGTGCCTCTCGTTGGTGTGCCAGACGATCGGCACGTCGTACGAGATCTCGACCGACGGCGCGATCCTCTTCCTGGAAGACATCAACGAGCCGCCCTACCGCATCGACCGGATGTTGACGTATCTCAAGCAGATCGGAAAGTTCGACAAGGTGCGGGCGGTCATCTTCGGCCTGATGCCGGATTGCCATCCGTCGCCCCACGAGCTGTACACGCTGGAAGACGTGGTCCGCGACGCGCTCGGCGACCTGCCGTGTCCGATCCTTCTTGATTTCCCGTCCGGGCACGGGGGCACCAACCTCACGCTGCCGTTCGGCGTGCGGGCGGCGGTGGACGGGACGACGTTGAGCGTGTTGGAAGCGCCGGTCAGCTAGGAACAGCCGGCGGGAAGAGGGTCGGCGAGATCGACCAGGACTGGATCGGAGCTGTTCCCCGCCGCATCTTTCGCGATCAATTCGAAGGTCTGACCCTCCACCTCGATGACCCCTGACCACGTGGTGCCGACGGTTGCGCCGACGATCTGTTGATCCGGGTCGTTCGGCTCCAGGTGTCGGAACACGGCGCTTCCCGAGTCTTTGTCGCCGGACAGCGTGACTTCTCGGGGCGATGTCGTGATTGGATCGCACGAGACGATCTGAAAAGCCGGCGCGTTCGGCGGGTCCATGTCGCGGGTCACCTGGTACACGGTCTCGGTGCTCGCCAGGCCGGTCTCGTCGATCGCAACGAGCCGGAAGACGAATGTGCCATTCGACGCGAGGGGTACCGTGGCGGTCCAGCCCGTCTCACGGTCGAACGGGACCGTCTCAATGACCAAGCCGGCAGCGTCCTTGATCTCGACACGCGATCCCGACGGCTTGACCCCTGCCAGGATGACATAGGGCGTGTTGGTGACCAATGGCGGCACTGGACGCAGATCAACCGGGAGCGCCTCGGTCACCGGGGCGATTTCGCTGGACGACGAAGCGCGGACAAGATACACGTAGGGTTGACAGGCGGGTCCGAACGTTGAGCACATTCGAAGCTCGGAGTGCCGGAACAGGGGTTGGTCCACCGTCACTGATCCGAAGTCGCTCTGCCCGTCTTCGTAAACGACCGACCAGGTGACGTCGTAGCTCGACGCGTTGGTCACAGGCGTCCACGATAGCGTGTTCACGCCCCGTCCAGCCGTGAGTGTCACGGTCTGCGGGATGTCGGACGCAGAAGCTTTGGGCGTGGCGTACACCGTGGTCGACGCGGGGCCCGCGCCTCCGGTAAAGACGGG includes these proteins:
- a CDS encoding YqhA family protein — its product is MTEERTELKSWERVFEAALWRSRFIVILAVVASLVSAVILFLWASADVARLAYKAVAYVAAAPHSIEEYDEFHSVVVGHVISAVDDYLLATVLLIFSLGLYELFISKIDVAEEDVRHSSKILLIQTLDDLKDRLAKVVLMILIVTFFKNVIHTEFHEPLGILYLGIGILFVALALYFTAKSGHGAEK
- a CDS encoding kelch repeat-containing protein, producing the protein MSWERLPDLAVARSHPAVAVHGDRLYAIGGGGPGFASLDAVEVFDPKTERWLAVRPMPTRRSGAMAVTLDDRIAVIGGGFKKPDGKFRFLPTVEFYEPVTDRWSAGPDMLQPHDYPACALLDGRVYIATGHHPAATEGGPQTDPGFSFAQRWRPGDGTWEELPPVPTPRFAAAAVVLGGRLEVAGGVAFTPSGFMEFDRVESYEPARNAWERASWSLPWTAAAHALAVLGRRLVVCGGFSGDAGIAAGAAICDLDSRDQPGPWSNLPSLPEPRAAMGSAVISGRLVLVGGWAADRSVMASVRAWRDG
- a CDS encoding DJ-1/PfpI family protein produces the protein MTAETSPPTCVAGIVLFHGVDELDFAAPYAVFAAMRRLQIQTNDPTFPETHVLAITRTPGIVHGANGLRFLPDYDLAMCPDLDVLIVPGSSEIGEPTVPEMEEGGLWEFVHERAGQVRCLGALGTGSFVLAKAGVLSGKTATTHLKYLDRLARFSGVTTRETAVVEDGVLCTARSGSWGVMLGLTVIGNLWGEAVARRVAAELGEQDPSP
- the mpl gene encoding UDP-N-acetylmuramate:L-alanyl-gamma-D-glutamyl-meso-diaminopimelate ligase, whose amino-acid sequence is MPSVKHIHFIAICGTGMGSLAGMLKASGYHVTGSDQNVYPPMSTWLAEQGIVPYSGFAPEHLDGADLVIVGNAVSKTNLEVSAMLERGLPYRSFPQALAEFFIRDRHSMVVAGTHGKTTTTALLAWVLTSAGRDPGAMIGGAANNFGGNFRVGGGRVVVVEGDEYDTAFFDKGPKFLHYRPRTAILTSIEFDHADIYRDLPHVVAAFERFVALIPRDGLLVAAAGDERMSAVADRTASRVERYGFEAGSDWTAEGLRAENGGVLFDVRRAGTLFGRFHLPLIGRHNVMNALAVIAAAHGVGLTSTEIADGFKTFRGIKRRQEIVGTARDVIVMDDFAHHPTAIRETLAAVKMGYPARRLWAIFEPRSATSRRAVFQQEFAEAFDLADEVVIAKPFASDKLPPDQRLDAKRLVSDLGRRGVHAAYVPTSDDMVRTITPQLAPGDLVCVMSSGGFDGIHAKLLAALRETEFRSAPTAKSA
- a CDS encoding LD-carboxypeptidase, encoding MTPLRKPPALRKGDLIGVVAPAGAVKADDLGAGIKRLEELGFRVLLGRSVYQRVRYLAGRDCDRAADLSEMFANPEVRAVVAARGGYGTSRVIPLLDLKAIARTPKIVVGSSDVTLLLHCLQTHCRFVAFHGPMVSPNFGKYSSPATSDAFARILGATTPPGPFEVQGVKALKSGSAEGVLTGGCLSLVCQTIGTSYEISTDGAILFLEDINEPPYRIDRMLTYLKQIGKFDKVRAVIFGLMPDCHPSPHELYTLEDVVRDALGDLPCPILLDFPSGHGGTNLTLPFGVRAAVDGTTLSVLEAPVS